One genomic segment of Pseudonocardia sp. T1-2H includes these proteins:
- the ku gene encoding non-homologous end joining protein Ku: MARAIWAGSISFGLVSIPVGVYSATEDHTVHFHQFERGTTDRVRNLRVNERTGDEVEYGDIVKGADVGDGKYVVVEPDELEAIAPGRSRNLEISEFVDLDEIDPIYYQRTYWLAPTGEEYHRPYALLLQALSDSNRAAIGTFVMRGKEYLAAIRPDRDVLALQTLYFPDEIRDPHEMLDLPSPREVRKDDKELAMAMRLIDAMSGPWKPEQYRDSYRERVEKLIEDKREGREIVSEAEPPDPTDMTDLLAALQRSVEAARGKGGSGAERAGAEKRTGSRKAGKEKKSGEKAGKERAEEKDLRSATKSELLERARELDVSGRSSMSKEQLADAVREAS; encoded by the coding sequence ATGGCCAGGGCGATCTGGGCGGGCTCGATCAGCTTCGGGCTGGTGTCGATCCCGGTGGGCGTGTACAGCGCGACCGAGGACCACACCGTTCATTTCCACCAGTTCGAGCGCGGCACCACGGACCGGGTGCGCAACCTGCGCGTCAACGAACGGACCGGTGACGAGGTCGAGTACGGCGACATCGTCAAGGGCGCGGACGTCGGGGACGGCAAGTACGTCGTCGTCGAACCGGACGAGCTCGAGGCCATCGCCCCAGGACGGTCCCGGAACCTGGAGATCTCGGAGTTCGTCGACCTCGACGAGATCGACCCGATCTACTACCAGCGCACCTATTGGCTCGCGCCCACCGGCGAGGAGTACCACCGGCCCTACGCGCTGCTGCTGCAGGCCCTGTCGGACAGCAACCGGGCCGCGATCGGCACGTTCGTGATGCGCGGCAAGGAGTACCTGGCCGCGATCCGGCCGGACCGGGACGTCCTCGCGCTGCAGACGCTCTACTTCCCGGACGAGATCCGCGACCCGCACGAGATGCTGGATCTGCCGTCCCCGCGTGAGGTGCGCAAGGACGACAAGGAGCTCGCGATGGCGATGCGGCTGATCGACGCGATGAGCGGGCCGTGGAAGCCGGAGCAGTACCGCGACTCCTACCGCGAGCGCGTCGAGAAGCTGATCGAGGACAAGCGCGAGGGCCGGGAGATCGTCAGCGAGGCGGAGCCGCCGGACCCGACGGACATGACGGACCTGCTCGCCGCGCTGCAGCGCAGCGTGGAGGCGGCCCGCGGGAAGGGTGGATCCGGCGCGGAGCGGGCCGGCGCGGAGAAACGGACCGGCTCGCGGAAGGCCGGGAAGGAGAAGAAGAGCGGGGAGAAGGCCGGCAAGGAGCGGGCGGAGGAGAAGGACCTCAGGTCCGCGACGAAGTCCGAGCTCCTCGAGCGGGCCCGCGAGCTCGACGTCAGCGGCCGCTCGTCGATGTCGAAGGAGCAGCTCGCGGACGCCGTCCGGGAGGCCTCCTAG
- a CDS encoding SigB/SigF/SigG family RNA polymerase sigma factor yields MSAPNLVPSAAPTSTEPNPAIRPDSEYADQMPRLRRYAALHEGDPRRAGLREELILAFLPVVENLAKRHGAGYPAANEDLVQVGTIGLINAVDRWDPDRAQGDFLGYLIPCVRGEILRYFRDRTWSTRVPRRLKELSIALTRATGPLSQSLGRAPRPSELAEHLKADVSEIIDALGAKNSHHAGPLDASDPETDSSLADRLGELDGELETVEYRHALRPLLAQLPDRERTILLLRFFGEMTQTQIADRIGISQMHVSRLLSRTLEQLRQGLVESEA; encoded by the coding sequence ATGTCCGCACCGAACCTGGTTCCCAGCGCTGCCCCCACGTCCACCGAACCGAACCCCGCCATTCGGCCGGACAGCGAGTACGCGGACCAGATGCCGCGCCTGCGCAGGTACGCGGCGCTCCACGAGGGGGACCCGCGACGGGCGGGATTGCGCGAGGAGCTGATCCTCGCCTTCCTGCCTGTCGTGGAGAACCTGGCCAAACGGCACGGCGCGGGCTATCCGGCGGCGAACGAGGACCTCGTGCAGGTCGGCACGATCGGCCTGATCAACGCCGTCGACCGCTGGGACCCGGACCGCGCCCAGGGCGACTTCCTCGGCTACCTCATCCCGTGCGTCCGGGGCGAGATCCTGCGCTACTTCCGGGACCGCACCTGGTCCACCCGGGTCCCGCGGCGGCTCAAGGAGCTCAGCATCGCGCTCACCCGCGCCACCGGCCCGCTGTCCCAGTCCCTCGGCCGCGCGCCCCGGCCCAGTGAGCTGGCCGAGCACCTCAAGGCGGACGTCAGCGAGATCATCGACGCGCTCGGCGCCAAGAACAGCCACCACGCCGGGCCGCTGGATGCCAGCGACCCCGAGACGGACTCCTCGCTCGCGGACCGCCTCGGCGAGCTCGACGGGGAGCTGGAGACCGTGGAGTACCGGCACGCGCTGCGGCCGCTGCTGGCCCAGCTACCCGACCGCGAGCGGACGATCCTGCTGCTGCGGTTCTTCGGCGAGATGACGCAGACGCAGATCGCGGACCGCATCGGGATCTCCCAGATGCACGTCTCCCGGCTGCTCAGCCGAACCCTCGAGCAGCTCCGCCAGGGCCTCGTCGAATCCGAGGCCTGA
- a CDS encoding NAD(P)/FAD-dependent oxidoreductase yields the protein MTTSDEQQADLTGRVPEHADLLVVGGGPAALAAATGYRDHGGEGTVVLVSDDDTLPYFRPPLSKDYLRGDTEEADLLIEPGSAYEDADIEARLNVMVTALDAGERTAVLSDGARLTYENCVLATGAAPKPLPVPGADDPRVAYLRTLDSARRLREAAERARSAVVVGSGFIGCEAAASLARRGLDVTVVSTEKLPQQARLGPDVGERIAGWLADEGVTLVGGAEVEAIEDAQLVRISGGEPVRRDLVLVAAGIDPQSTLAAATEAEIENDRVVVDEHMRSSVAGLFAAGDVAYARNGLAGRHLVVEHWGDADTMGGIAGATAAGADASWAQAPGFWSVVGDHTVKYAAWGDGFDDVEFVDHGNGAFTAWYSADGVLVGVLTHEADDDYERGSKLVEEGASVC from the coding sequence ATGACGACTTCCGACGAGCAGCAGGCCGACCTCACCGGACGCGTCCCGGAGCACGCGGACCTGCTGGTCGTCGGCGGCGGGCCCGCCGCGCTCGCCGCCGCGACCGGCTACCGCGACCACGGGGGCGAGGGCACGGTCGTCCTCGTCTCGGACGACGACACCCTGCCCTACTTCCGGCCGCCCCTGTCGAAGGACTACCTGCGCGGCGATACGGAGGAGGCCGACCTCCTGATCGAGCCGGGGTCGGCCTACGAGGACGCGGACATCGAGGCCCGGTTGAACGTCATGGTCACGGCGCTCGACGCGGGCGAGCGGACGGCCGTGCTCTCCGACGGCGCCCGGCTGACCTACGAGAACTGCGTGCTGGCGACCGGTGCCGCGCCGAAGCCGCTGCCGGTCCCGGGGGCGGACGATCCCCGCGTCGCCTACCTGCGGACCCTGGACAGTGCCCGCAGGCTGCGCGAGGCGGCGGAGAGAGCGCGCTCGGCGGTCGTCGTGGGATCGGGGTTCATCGGGTGCGAGGCCGCGGCGTCCCTGGCCCGGCGCGGCCTGGACGTCACGGTCGTCAGCACCGAAAAGCTCCCGCAGCAGGCGCGCCTCGGCCCGGACGTCGGCGAACGGATCGCCGGCTGGCTCGCCGACGAGGGGGTGACCCTCGTCGGCGGCGCCGAGGTCGAGGCGATCGAGGACGCGCAGCTGGTCCGGATCTCGGGCGGGGAACCGGTCCGCAGGGACCTCGTGCTCGTCGCGGCCGGGATCGACCCGCAGTCGACCCTCGCCGCCGCGACCGAGGCGGAGATCGAGAACGATCGGGTCGTCGTCGACGAGCACATGCGCAGCAGCGTTGCGGGCCTGTTCGCCGCGGGCGACGTGGCGTACGCCCGCAACGGGCTCGCGGGCCGGCACCTCGTCGTCGAGCACTGGGGCGACGCGGACACGATGGGCGGCATCGCGGGGGCGACCGCCGCCGGGGCCGACGCGTCGTGGGCGCAGGCCCCGGGCTTCTGGTCGGTCGTGGGCGATCACACGGTGAAGTACGCCGCCTGGGGCGACGGTTTCGACGACGTCGAGTTCGTCGACCACGGGAACGGCGCGTTCACCGCCTGGTACTCCGCCGACGGCGTGCTCGTCGGTGTCCTGACCCACGAGGCGGACGACGACTACGAGCGCGGATCGAAGCTGGTCGAGGAGGGTGCGTCCGTCTGTTGA
- a CDS encoding YqjF family protein, with protein MALPEPVTVEPPALPHPHLIRQSWRDVAFLHWAVEPASVVRFLPPGVRPDVLDGRTYVGLIPFRMVRAGLALGPAVPWAGTFLETNVRLYSVDDTGRRGIVFLSLDADRALVVAGARAVFGLPYRWARMGFRAAGDERAYTTRLRRGGVRSRVAVRVGAPTAGGPLEHFLTARWGLHVARGGRTRYVPNAHPPWPLRTAELLDLDDGLVAAAGLGDLARRPPDHVAFSDGVGVRFGLPVPATTPRGGDRISRRRSGYGTVMGNRDSNQSSVRTDEQIASPKGSEVTEDEAGGDEPMAEVPGGPQVDVPAAQGRVPEDDDR; from the coding sequence GTGGCCCTCCCCGAGCCGGTGACCGTCGAGCCGCCCGCCCTCCCGCACCCCCACCTGATACGGCAGAGCTGGCGCGACGTCGCGTTCCTGCACTGGGCTGTCGAGCCCGCCTCGGTGGTGCGGTTCCTCCCGCCCGGGGTGCGGCCGGACGTCCTCGACGGCCGGACCTACGTCGGGCTGATCCCGTTCCGGATGGTCCGGGCCGGCTTGGCGCTCGGGCCGGCGGTGCCCTGGGCGGGGACGTTCCTCGAGACCAACGTCCGGCTCTACTCGGTCGACGACACCGGGCGCCGCGGGATCGTCTTCCTCAGCCTGGACGCCGACCGGGCCCTCGTGGTGGCGGGCGCGCGGGCGGTGTTCGGGCTGCCGTACCGCTGGGCCCGAATGGGCTTCCGCGCCGCGGGCGACGAGCGGGCCTACACGACCCGGCTGCGCCGGGGCGGGGTGCGCAGCCGGGTCGCGGTCCGGGTCGGCGCCCCGACGGCCGGCGGCCCGCTCGAGCACTTCCTCACCGCACGCTGGGGCCTGCACGTGGCACGCGGCGGCCGGACCCGGTACGTCCCGAACGCGCACCCGCCGTGGCCGCTGCGCACGGCCGAGCTCCTCGACCTCGACGACGGCCTCGTCGCCGCCGCGGGGCTGGGCGATCTCGCCCGCCGCCCACCCGACCACGTCGCGTTCAGCGACGGGGTCGGGGTCCGCTTCGGACTGCCGGTACCGGCCACGACGCCACGCGGCGGAGACCGGATCAGCCGGCGGCGAAGCGGGTACGGGACCGTCATGGGCAACCGAGACAGCAACCAGAGCTCCGTCCGGACCGACGAGCAGATCGCCTCCCCGAAGGGTTCCGAGGTCACCGAGGACGAGGCCGGCGGCGACGAGCCGATGGCCGAGGTCCCGGGGGGCCCGCAGGTCGACGTCCCGGCGGCGCAGGGCCGCGTCCCCGAGGACGACGACCGGTGA
- a CDS encoding thiamine pyrophosphate-dependent enzyme, which translates to MATVASTLVTALAEHGVRTVWGVVGDALNPVTNAIRTEDRMEWVGVRHEEVGAFAAGAQAQLTGTLGVCMGTVGPGSVHLLNGLYDAKKSHAPVLAICGQVPLAEVGSNYFQEVDNDQLFSDVAVFSRTITSPEQLPYLLEMAVNSANQQRGVAVLTLPGDIGEQEVPDGGLPHFVEHHPATAPAPELLRRAADLIDAADRVTLLVGQGAREARDEVLATAEALAAPMVLTLKAKEGLERENPYQVGQSGLIGNPAAQQAFDDCDLLLMVGTDFPYREWYPEGKTVVQIDAHGEHIGRRTHVDLGLVGDSGATLTALRPVLGRKDRDRKHLDSCRGHWERWTERQSHLTDPNYDHEKLGRIRRIFDNPDHAIRPEQLAASLDRHMADDAVITSDTGMATVWLSRFVTMSGTRRLLGSYNLGSMANAMPQALGAAALDRNRQVVAFCGDGGLTMLLGDILTAVAYDLPVKLVVFDNSRLGMVKLEQEQAGLPEHGTVLKNPDLAAVGRACGLHGVRVEKADELDDAVREALAHDGPVLLDVVTNPEEISVPPKTSVSQAWGFAVAKLTETVNSAGGS; encoded by the coding sequence ATGGCGACAGTCGCCTCGACGCTCGTCACCGCCCTCGCCGAGCACGGTGTGCGCACCGTGTGGGGCGTGGTCGGCGACGCCCTGAACCCCGTCACGAACGCGATCCGCACCGAGGACCGCATGGAGTGGGTGGGTGTGCGGCACGAGGAGGTGGGCGCGTTCGCCGCGGGGGCGCAGGCGCAGCTCACCGGCACCCTCGGCGTCTGCATGGGGACCGTCGGCCCCGGCTCGGTCCATCTCCTCAACGGCCTCTACGACGCGAAGAAGTCGCACGCGCCCGTCCTGGCGATCTGCGGGCAGGTCCCGCTCGCCGAGGTGGGCAGCAACTACTTCCAGGAGGTCGACAACGACCAACTCTTCAGCGACGTGGCGGTCTTCTCGCGCACCATCACCAGCCCCGAGCAGCTGCCCTACCTGCTGGAGATGGCCGTGAACTCGGCCAACCAGCAGCGCGGCGTCGCGGTGCTGACCCTGCCCGGGGACATCGGCGAGCAGGAGGTGCCGGACGGGGGGCTGCCGCACTTCGTCGAGCACCACCCGGCGACCGCGCCGGCCCCGGAGCTCCTGCGCCGGGCGGCCGACCTGATCGACGCCGCGGACCGGGTGACCCTGCTCGTCGGACAGGGCGCCCGGGAGGCGCGGGACGAGGTCCTCGCGACGGCGGAGGCCCTGGCGGCCCCGATGGTCCTCACGCTGAAGGCCAAGGAGGGCCTGGAGCGGGAGAACCCCTATCAGGTCGGGCAGTCCGGGCTGATCGGCAACCCGGCCGCCCAGCAGGCGTTCGACGACTGCGACCTGCTCCTCATGGTCGGTACGGACTTCCCCTACCGCGAGTGGTACCCGGAGGGGAAGACGGTCGTCCAGATCGACGCGCACGGCGAGCACATCGGCCGCCGCACGCACGTCGACCTGGGGCTGGTCGGGGACTCGGGCGCGACGCTCACGGCGCTGCGGCCGGTGCTGGGCAGGAAGGACCGGGACCGCAAGCACCTGGACTCCTGTCGCGGCCACTGGGAGAGGTGGACTGAGCGGCAGTCCCACCTCACGGACCCCAACTACGACCACGAGAAGCTGGGCCGGATCCGGCGGATCTTCGACAACCCGGACCACGCCATCCGTCCCGAGCAGCTGGCCGCGAGCCTGGACCGGCACATGGCGGACGACGCCGTGATCACCTCGGACACCGGCATGGCAACGGTCTGGCTCTCCCGGTTCGTGACGATGTCCGGCACCCGACGCCTGTTGGGCTCCTACAACCTGGGCTCGATGGCGAATGCGATGCCGCAGGCCCTCGGCGCGGCCGCGCTGGACCGGAACCGGCAGGTCGTCGCGTTCTGCGGCGACGGCGGGCTCACGATGCTGCTGGGCGACATCCTCACCGCGGTGGCGTACGACCTGCCGGTGAAACTGGTGGTGTTCGACAACTCGCGCCTCGGCATGGTGAAGCTCGAGCAGGAGCAGGCGGGGCTGCCGGAGCACGGCACCGTCCTGAAGAATCCCGACCTCGCGGCCGTCGGCCGGGCGTGCGGGCTGCACGGCGTCCGCGTGGAGAAGGCGGACGAGCTCGACGACGCCGTGCGGGAGGCCCTCGCCCACGACGGCCCGGTGCTGCTCGACGTCGTCACGAACCCGGAGGAGATCTCGGTGCCGCCCAAGACATCCGTCTCCCAGGCGTGGGGCTTCGCCGTCGCCAAGCTCACCGAGACCGTCAATTCGGCGGGAGGCTCCTGA
- a CDS encoding WcbI family polysaccharide biosynthesis putative acetyltransferase: MDPGRRAHYADFYDPADGSVALVHGDCQAESLRVVLAGSPTFPHRTVRMPPVHELTAADLPALHALLVRTRLLASQPVRDDHRDLPLGTRQLAALLPADAQVLRWPVIHYAGLHPWSAIVRHPAGRSLVPPVVPYHDLRTLAVAAGRPAPKEPAEGAALREATALSVSQLAHRERCDADVGVSDLLVGLGAAAAHTLDHPGNPVLVALARRIQEAAGYPADAPDPGRPLLGGIRSPLTAPVLAALDLDAPERPYWTVDGRTLDEEAVREAQLRWYREHPVWIAAGLARHADALRVLGL; this comes from the coding sequence ATGGATCCGGGGCGTCGAGCGCACTACGCGGACTTCTACGACCCCGCCGACGGGTCGGTCGCGCTGGTGCACGGCGACTGCCAGGCCGAGTCCCTGCGGGTCGTGCTCGCCGGGTCGCCGACCTTCCCCCACCGCACCGTCCGGATGCCGCCGGTGCACGAGCTCACGGCGGCCGACCTGCCGGCCCTGCACGCCCTGCTCGTCCGGACGCGGCTGCTGGCGAGCCAGCCCGTGCGCGACGACCACCGCGACCTGCCGCTGGGCACGCGCCAGCTCGCCGCCCTGCTGCCGGCGGACGCGCAGGTGCTGCGCTGGCCGGTGATCCACTACGCGGGTCTGCATCCGTGGTCCGCGATCGTGCGGCACCCGGCGGGCCGCTCGCTCGTCCCGCCCGTCGTGCCGTACCACGACCTGCGCACCCTGGCGGTGGCCGCGGGGCGCCCTGCCCCCAAGGAACCGGCGGAAGGGGCGGCGCTGCGCGAGGCGACCGCGCTGTCGGTCTCGCAGCTGGCGCACCGCGAGCGCTGCGATGCCGACGTCGGGGTGTCCGACCTGCTCGTCGGGCTCGGGGCCGCGGCGGCGCACACGCTCGACCATCCCGGTAACCCGGTACTCGTCGCGCTCGCCCGGCGGATCCAGGAGGCCGCGGGCTACCCGGCCGACGCCCCGGATCCCGGCCGGCCCCTGCTCGGCGGGATCCGGTCGCCCCTGACGGCGCCGGTCCTCGCCGCGCTCGACCTGGACGCCCCGGAACGTCCGTACTGGACCGTCGACGGCCGGACCCTCGACGAGGAGGCCGTCCGCGAGGCGCAGCTCCGCTGGTACCGCGAGCACCCCGTCTGGATCGCCGCGGGCCTGGCCCGGCACGCGGACGCCCTGCGCGTCCTGGGCCTCTGA
- a CDS encoding HAD family hydrolase, whose protein sequence is MAADTAIFDVDGTLVDTNYHHALAWFRAFRRYDVTLPVWRLHRAIGMGGDQLVAAVAGERVEEEHGDGLRAAWAEEFQPLLKEVQPFEGVRELLTDVRERGFTVVLASSGKPDHVDAYLDLFGGRELCEAWTTSEDVEQTKPAPDLLVVALEKVGGRSAVVVGDSVWDFEAAGRAGFPGYAIRTGGFSVEELEESGAKEVFDSLPELREQLDRTDLAGT, encoded by the coding sequence ATGGCCGCGGACACGGCGATCTTCGACGTCGACGGCACCCTCGTCGACACGAACTACCACCACGCGCTGGCCTGGTTCCGCGCCTTCCGCCGCTACGACGTGACGCTGCCCGTCTGGCGGCTGCACCGGGCGATCGGGATGGGCGGGGACCAGCTCGTCGCGGCCGTCGCGGGGGAGCGGGTGGAGGAGGAGCACGGCGACGGCCTCCGCGCGGCGTGGGCCGAGGAGTTCCAGCCGCTGCTGAAGGAGGTCCAGCCGTTCGAGGGCGTGCGGGAGCTGCTGACGGACGTCCGGGAGCGCGGGTTCACGGTGGTCCTGGCCAGCTCCGGGAAACCGGACCACGTGGACGCCTACCTGGACCTCTTCGGCGGCCGGGAGCTGTGCGAGGCCTGGACGACGAGCGAGGACGTCGAGCAGACGAAGCCGGCGCCGGACCTGCTCGTCGTCGCGCTGGAGAAGGTCGGCGGGCGGTCCGCCGTCGTGGTCGGGGACTCGGTGTGGGACTTCGAGGCCGCGGGGCGCGCCGGGTTCCCCGGGTACGCGATCCGGACCGGCGGGTTCTCGGTGGAGGAGCTGGAGGAGTCCGGCGCCAAGGAGGTCTTCGACTCCCTCCCGGAGCTCCGCGAGCAGCTGGACCGGACGGACCTGGCCGGGACCTGA
- a CDS encoding TIGR03557 family F420-dependent LLM class oxidoreductase, whose amino-acid sequence MSSTAPRSCMLEEAVEVIRLLHRGEQVSHNGDYYVVQEARIYTRPEQPVPIYVSGFGPQATRFAGRIGDGYCTVVPDADLVRTFRESGGGDKPVQAGLKVCWDADREAALDRAHRLWANDLLPGQLAQTLPRPQDFAAAMTLVPREQVAEAIVCGDDPQAHLARVQAYVDAGVDEVYVQQVGEDHEGFFRGWSEQVLPKLR is encoded by the coding sequence GTGAGCAGTACGGCCCCAAGGAGCTGCATGCTGGAGGAGGCCGTGGAGGTCATCCGGCTGCTGCACCGCGGCGAGCAGGTCAGCCACAACGGCGACTACTACGTGGTGCAGGAGGCGCGGATCTACACCCGCCCCGAGCAGCCCGTCCCGATCTACGTCTCCGGGTTCGGTCCGCAGGCCACCCGGTTCGCCGGCCGGATCGGCGACGGCTACTGCACCGTCGTGCCGGACGCCGACCTCGTCCGGACCTTCCGCGAGTCCGGCGGCGGGGACAAGCCGGTCCAGGCGGGGCTGAAGGTCTGCTGGGACGCCGACCGCGAGGCCGCGCTGGACCGCGCCCACCGCCTGTGGGCCAACGACCTGCTGCCCGGCCAGCTCGCGCAGACCCTCCCCCGGCCGCAGGACTTCGCGGCCGCGATGACCCTGGTGCCCCGCGAGCAGGTCGCGGAGGCGATCGTCTGCGGCGACGACCCGCAGGCGCACCTCGCCCGGGTGCAGGCCTACGTGGACGCGGGCGTGGACGAGGTCTACGTGCAGCAGGTCGGCGAGGACCACGAGGGCTTCTTCCGAGGCTGGTCGGAGCAGGTCCTCCCGAAGCTGCGCTGA
- a CDS encoding SDR family NAD(P)-dependent oxidoreductase: MTDPIHRSPRPVALVTGASRGLGFLIARELADRGHDLVICARSADGLADAAADLRRHGGAVETVAADVGVKEQAEGVVAAARERFGRLDVLVTNAGIIQVGPAEEFGARDYAEIMDAVFWGALHPTLAAMPLLRESRGRILAITSVGGKLPAPHLLPYTAAKHAQVGFAEGLRVEAAGQGVTVTVGVPGLMRTGSTRNALFAGDRARERQWFTAAASVPVLSMDAERAARRLVEAALRGRPEIILTPLAKLGVRFHALAPSTSLRVVSLVARLLPGPSGSGEPVPGHATGRQPGWFDRLTGRDRRAAKRWHELDDQVPSP; encoded by the coding sequence ATGACCGATCCGATCCACCGTTCCCCCCGACCGGTCGCGCTGGTCACCGGCGCCAGCCGCGGACTGGGCTTCCTGATCGCCCGCGAGCTCGCCGACCGCGGCCACGACCTCGTCATCTGTGCCCGCTCGGCGGACGGCCTCGCCGACGCCGCGGCGGACCTGCGCCGGCACGGCGGCGCCGTCGAGACCGTCGCGGCGGACGTCGGGGTGAAGGAGCAGGCCGAAGGCGTCGTGGCCGCCGCGCGGGAGCGGTTCGGGCGGCTGGACGTCCTGGTCACCAACGCCGGGATCATCCAGGTGGGTCCCGCCGAGGAGTTCGGGGCCCGGGACTACGCCGAGATCATGGACGCCGTCTTCTGGGGTGCCCTGCACCCGACGCTCGCGGCGATGCCGCTGCTGCGCGAGTCCCGGGGACGCATCCTGGCGATCACCTCGGTCGGCGGGAAGCTGCCCGCACCGCACCTGCTGCCCTACACCGCGGCGAAGCACGCGCAGGTCGGGTTCGCCGAGGGGCTCCGCGTCGAGGCGGCCGGACAGGGCGTGACGGTGACCGTCGGCGTCCCCGGGCTGATGCGCACCGGGTCCACCCGCAATGCGCTGTTCGCCGGGGACCGCGCGCGCGAGCGGCAGTGGTTCACCGCCGCGGCGAGCGTGCCCGTCCTGTCCATGGACGCCGAACGCGCCGCCCGCCGGCTGGTCGAGGCGGCGCTGCGCGGCCGGCCGGAGATCATCCTCACCCCCCTGGCGAAGCTCGGGGTCCGCTTCCACGCGCTCGCGCCGTCGACCTCGCTCCGGGTCGTCTCCCTCGTCGCCCGGCTGCTCCCGGGCCCCTCAGGGTCCGGAGAGCCGGTGCCGGGGCACGCCACCGGCCGCCAGCCCGGCTGGTTCGACCGGCTGACCGGGCGGGACCGGCGTGCCGCCAAGCGCTGGCACGAGCTGGACGACCAGGTCCCCAGTCCCTAG
- a CDS encoding zinc-dependent alcohol dehydrogenase, producing MRAVTWHGKRDVRVDTVPDPTIQDPTDVIVRITSTGICGSDLHLYEVLGPFLDEGDILGHEPMGVVEEVGAGVTELRAGDRVVIPFNVSCGTCFMCSAGLHSQCETTQVREQGTGAALFGYTKLYGQVPGGQAEYLRVPFGNTLPIKVPDGPPDDRFVYLSDVLPTAWQAVAYADVAPGGSLVVLGLGPIGDMATRIAKHRGVEQVIGVDLVPARLDRARKHGVQVVDLREHGKDLGEVVRELTGGRGADAVIDAVGMEAHGSPMGKIAHQLVGYLPDAVAAPLMKTAGTDRLAALYSAIDLVRRGGTISLSGVYGGTADPLPMLTMFDKQIQLRMGQANVLRWVPDILPLLDDADVLGTQDFATHRLPLAAAPQAYATFQKKEDGMVKVLLQP from the coding sequence ATGCGCGCAGTGACCTGGCACGGCAAACGCGACGTCCGCGTGGACACCGTCCCCGACCCGACCATCCAGGACCCGACGGACGTGATAGTCCGGATCACCTCGACCGGGATCTGCGGCTCCGACCTGCACCTCTACGAGGTCCTCGGGCCCTTCCTCGACGAGGGCGACATCCTCGGCCACGAGCCGATGGGCGTCGTCGAGGAGGTCGGCGCCGGGGTGACCGAGCTCCGCGCGGGCGACCGCGTGGTGATCCCGTTCAACGTCTCCTGCGGCACCTGCTTCATGTGCTCGGCCGGCCTGCACTCCCAGTGCGAGACCACCCAGGTCCGCGAGCAGGGCACGGGCGCCGCGCTGTTCGGCTACACCAAGCTCTACGGCCAGGTCCCGGGTGGGCAGGCCGAGTACCTGCGGGTCCCGTTCGGCAACACGCTGCCGATCAAGGTGCCGGACGGCCCGCCGGACGACCGCTTCGTCTACCTCTCCGACGTCCTGCCCACGGCCTGGCAGGCGGTGGCCTACGCCGACGTCGCGCCCGGCGGCAGCCTCGTCGTCCTGGGACTGGGGCCGATCGGGGACATGGCCACCCGGATCGCGAAGCACCGCGGTGTCGAGCAGGTCATCGGGGTGGACCTCGTCCCGGCCCGGCTGGACCGGGCCCGCAAGCACGGCGTGCAGGTCGTCGACCTGCGCGAGCACGGCAAGGACCTCGGCGAGGTCGTGCGGGAGCTGACCGGCGGGCGCGGCGCGGACGCGGTGATCGACGCCGTCGGGATGGAGGCGCACGGCTCGCCGATGGGGAAGATCGCGCACCAGCTCGTCGGCTACCTGCCCGACGCCGTCGCGGCGCCGCTGATGAAGACCGCCGGGACGGACCGGCTGGCGGCGCTGTACTCGGCGATCGACCTGGTCCGGCGCGGTGGCACGATCTCGCTGTCCGGCGTCTACGGCGGCACCGCGGACCCGCTGCCGATGCTCACGATGTTCGACAAGCAGATCCAGCTGCGGATGGGCCAGGCGAACGTGCTCCGCTGGGTGCCGGACATCCTGCCGCTGCTCGACGACGCCGACGTGCTGGGGACGCAGGACTTCGCGACGCACCGGCTGCCGCTCGCCGCGGCCCCGCAGGCCTACGCGACGTTCCAGAAGAAGGAGGACGGGATGGTCAAGGTGCTGCTGCAGCCGTGA